TACGGAATCTCTAATAATCATTTAATGAAAGTAGTATATGAATTAGGATTGTTAAAATTGATCCATACCATTAGAGGAAGAGGTGGTGGGATTAAACTTGCTTCTGCTCCAAAAGATATCAATATTGGTTGGGTCGTTAGACAAACTGAGAATAGAGTTAACATAGTAGAATGTTTTGATAAGGAAAATAACTCTTGTATAATAAGTCCAGTCTGTAAACTAAAGAATGTATTAAACGAGGCACTTGATGCATTTCTGGAAATATTAGATCACTATACACTAAATGATCTATTAAGTAATGAACCTGAATTAAAAAAAATATTAATAAATCACTCACATAAGTAAATTGAGTGTCAACTAAGGAATTGCACGTGATATTCTTAAAGTAAAACAAAAAACCGCCAGAGGCGGTATTGTTAGCCGTATTTAGTTAATTCTTTTTCCTAAATTTCAACTCACTTACACTTTCATAAATAAAAATAGATGCACATACAATTGTAATTCCCAAGAAATATCCCGCCATAATATCAGTAAAATAATGTACAGAGAAATAAATCCGATTAAAACCTAACAAACCTATCAACAGAACAAATATGATAGAAATAATCCATTTATTTATTGTTCTTTTTGTATACTTCACTAAAAAATAAGCTATTAAACCATAACACACCAGTCCCACAAGTGCATGTCCACTAGGAAAACTAAAACCTGTTCCATCAACTGCTGCGTTTATTTCAGGTCTAGGTCTTTGAAAAAAATCTTTAATTGATCCTTTTAAAATCTCACTTATTGCAACAGCAAGAGGTAAAATTATTACACCTATTAAATCTCGCTTCCTCCATCC
The window above is part of the Chengkuizengella sediminis genome. Proteins encoded here:
- a CDS encoding phosphatase PAP2 family protein, encoding MAQISRQDSGVTLQSKSKLFILALSILSLAIFVSLVYSVNINKPSILDIQVLEWVEQHAPSFLSSFLTLLTEAVTYWSIPIVVLLAMIWLGWRKRDLIGVIILPLAVAISEILKGSIKDFFQRPRPEINAAVDGTGFSFPSGHALVGLVCYGLIAYFLVKYTKRTINKWIISIIFVLLIGLLGFNRIYFSVHYFTDIMAGYFLGITIVCASIFIYESVSELKFRKKN
- a CDS encoding Rrf2 family transcriptional regulator — encoded protein: MRLTNYTDYTLRVLLYLATQPEDKISNIKEISETYGISNNHLMKVVYELGLLKLIHTIRGRGGGIKLASAPKDINIGWVVRQTENRVNIVECFDKENNSCIISPVCKLKNVLNEALDAFLEILDHYTLNDLLSNEPELKKILINHSHK